GGTTGGTGTGTCGAgatctgaaacaaaacaatgtaatAGTTCTCCAATGTGAGACCAAAAGCAACACCTCCTCTTGAATAAGTAGCCTCATCCAATgacccatgacctggaatgtctgtcacaTCCGATAAACCACTAGATTCACCACCTTTGAGCTTGGCTTCCTTTCACCCAGTAAGTTTGAACTTTGCGGTGAGACAATCTTCGtactcacttcctgccactctactgAAGGTTTATTCAAATACACATGTAACTAGGAACACAGTAAGGACACAAACCCGATAAATCAAAACAAACCTTTCGTACATGGTGAGTGTGCGTTGACAAACCGTAGGTAATTAGGTAATAAGATATCAAGATcgaaagtagttactcaagcaactgggtatgattttagaaacggtgagacgtttcagatagcattcaaATCAGACCCTGACCGTCCGTCTGACGATCGGTGTGGGTTAGAGGGTCGCCTtcacctgaaacgtctgacggtttcccaaatcatatccacttgtttcagtaattgctatttgtcGTAAAAATGAATTGATAGATACTCACACAGCACGTCTACAGTACCCGCCGCTGCCTGAGGGTTACCGATCCCGTTACTAGCTGTGCAGGTGTACGTCCCCGCGTCTTCTCTTGTAAGACTTTGGATCTGTACGACATCTCCTGTCGGGAGCTGCCCTCCCCCTCCCTGTTTGGTCCAGGTGAATGTCGGGGCGGGGTTGCCGTCTGAGGTGCAGGTCAGGGTGAGGGGGTCGCCTTCTCTCTCTTCAACCGAAGCTGGGGTGACGGTGGTATCCATAGGTGCATCTGTTTCATACAGAAAGAAACACTCAGTAAGCTATTGTCTTTTCGAAATCTAGAAAGACACCGTGccaatcttgaaaagaaaagcaCTGGAATTTGGGAGGAGATAGTGATGGTCAATAATAGCTCTGGCTGCTCAACGTTGGCTTGGATGCTCTAAGAACGAACCGtattacgtttatgaaggtatggcatccagataataagatatgccaaatataACACTTACTTGTCACATGACTGCACATGCTATTTGGCGAAATGTTACAATAGTTCAGCGCTTTCGTTATCACTAGCTCAATTAACTAACTCTATAACTAAGTCAGTGAACTAACGCTCAGTTAAATGATATCATGATCAACTTGTCATCATTGATCAACCACGTAACTGCATAGTACAGTTTGGCAGACACATGTGTCTGCCGgaaaagtacaaagaaaataTGGTACGTACACAGGACATCTAAGATGAGAGAATCGCTGCCAGTTCCGGCCAGGTTTCCGGCAGAACAGGTGTAGTTTCCGGCGTCAGCCCTTTCAACGTTCTGGATTGTCAGGTCTGGTGTAGCCAAGGTTCCGCCTGTAAAATCGGTCCGGTGGGAACCACATGTCAGTCAGATAGAATGCACAGAGGTTACAGTTTGCTCTAAGTTCCAACACAAGAATGTGTTTTGCGTTTTGCGCATTGAATGATCGAGTGCCCTACCACAGCCATCCTAAGAATTTAATCGACTAATCACTTGGGTCGCGCTATCGGATATATGACATGCGATTGGTCAGACGCGTCTATGCCGCCTGTCGTCTCTTTTGAAACACGGATGAATTTCAATACTAAATGTACAAATGATTTGCTTTTCTTCATGTCCGTCGGCAGAACGGACATGAAGCTTAGTACAGGGCAAAATAAGAAGCCCTACAAATTGCCTTAAAACCTCTGGAGCAGGACCTCTGCTGTAAAGCGTGTGTAGATGATCTTTACCTACTTACTCATACTAACAGtatatgtccttggtgctgatataAGTGTTGGTATTGCGCGCCTTTTACTATATTAAAGCATTTGTCCGATCAACCGCATTCTCCGAGGAAGAGCTTCACCGGTGGCCTATACAGTACACCTTGGGGAGACTCTATTACATTGAACTGAGACTTCCACTTTGGCGGGCGTAGTATCTACAGCTgttaaccaatcagagaatcgacTTGACCAAACGAAAACATGTGGGCGAacctctgattggctaacagctGGTCATAGATCACGCAAAGAAAAGTGGAAACCTCTGCTCGATTttgcataacactagttcacctttatccactggtAACCTAAAGTTATATacgttgcttttgaaaacaggaTATATAGGGACATCAAGTCCACGAAAGGTGGTTTCAAACAACAATATTCTCAATATTTCTCatataaataccctgttttaaaaagCAATGGAAATAGGTTACCTCATGGATTAAGGTGGACTTGCGTCATATTGTGTACTCTACAGGTGAGGCTCTGTCGACATGTTCTAACCTCACCTGTTGTCCGGCCAGCAGAGACGGCAGGGCCAGTCCAAGATACAACATCAACTGGGGGGTACACATTGGATTCCACAGTGCAGGACAGGCTGCGACTCTCCGTACCCTCTGCTACTGTAGATGTCGGTTTAGGCAAGACAGTCACGGTCGGCACGCCTGCAATCAAAAAACACATTGTTAGAGTCTAGAAGAACATCctatgtgaaaattcaagcgttccagacggcgaaacgccgtttgcgacaaccgtccaaggcgtcttaaattattgggacgctttggacggttacggcggcggacggcatgggacggccttttgaacgcccgacgaaacgtccaagacggtccaaacggcataacaaacgcttggacgcgtctagattggcacaTTTTCGTTGTTCCTGAAAAAGGATTTTCGACAGTGTAGAGGATCGGTACCTGCGTTTCcgttagcaacaacaacaacaaaaatataatCGTAGGCTCCAAACCGTTGGTGGATTCACTAGAGGCCAATTATTGTAATTCAGTTGCTTTTTAATCATgcatgtatatactagtacaccTTTACTCCATTGTGGTTGGTACACTTCAAGCAGCGGTTTcagctccgactgtttttttacgtgtttctttttgtttattttttcgtGTCCTCCGGACAAATGGACATCAAGGAAGTGTGACAAAATAGGAAGCCCGATAAAAAGGCCTATTGATATACAACGCATGAAAAAACTACGGAGCAGATCCCTTGCTTGGGGAGTAAGGGGAAGCGCTTTGCCTACTTATAGTACTTACCAATAGTGATGGTAcatgtccttggttctgatcTCAGTGCTGGAGTTGTAGCTGTGCAGGTGTACACCGTGCCGTGCGTCAGGACAGGTGCCACCACCTGATTGGCGGACTGCTGTGCGGACCCGATCTGTTGTCCACCGCTGTGCGACCACGTCACTTCCGCTGCCGGGTTCCCGCCCTGCCATTCGCAGTTcaacatgacgtcatttccggttgTTGTGACGGTGCAGTTTGGGTTGCCATTAGGGGGATCTATGTGCATACAAGAAGGGTAAAGAAGTTCTGAGTTGCAAAGTTCTGAGTTTTCTTTACTCTGGACATGATACCGCACTCAAAACTCTGGACATCGTACCGCACACGGATCTACATGGTGTCAACAGCTACAAATAAGCCTCAACACGCATGCTATATCATAACACTATGTTTATAAATAAAAAGCTCGAAATAGGTTCTCCTAACGTCGACCTGACATATGAGTCATAAATCCATGCTCCACTCTCTCGTAATCACTTCCAGttgtctacaacattggaccAGAGCCAAAATCAGACTTCACATTCTCCAAGTATCCCTTTACACCATTTTCGCATAACATCCTGGCATGCAGGCTGCTACTCTGCAACAATCACACAACAGTGGGctcacacaaagacaaacaaacatgcacatcAGATAAACTAGTGACAATACCTCTGTTTTCACGGAAATTATGATGAAACACACTAGAAAACTTACACTGAACGTCCACCTGCAGTTGTGCACTCGTAGATGAGGGACTTCCCAGTATCCCACTACTGGTGGCAGTACAGGTGTAGGTCCCAGCATCCTCACGGTTGACAGGGTTCTTCGTCAAGGTCGCTCCTTGACCTTGGTCGGCGCCATCTTTACTCCACTGGATGGTGGCGGAGGGATTTGCATTGGCAGTGCACACAACAGTCAGTTCGTCTCCTTCCACGCCGGTGACGGGACTACTTGGTGCGAGCTGTGGTGCGTCGATATCTGCAAAATGAACGAATTTGCTGTTATGTCACGTGTGATACACCGAATAAAGGGCGGCTATAATTAATATTTAACATAGATGAAGAGATATGTCCAAGATATGGTGGCATGTGGTATGGGTTCATACTGTGAGGGACACACATAAGAACAGGTTAGAGGAAAGGCAATGTATAGCTGTTTACACTCACATGGCTATGGCGTAAGtattggccgccatgttggacggTTAAACCTAAAAGTTCCCAGGCAAATTTGAATTCGTACATTGCTTACAGTTGTGTCATGGCATCATAGACCATGATCTGGTTCGCGCTTTAACAACCCAATATGACGACTACgtcgatggaggttagacatccgggtaaaGAAATACGACAAatggcagttactcaagcaactgcatgTGATTCTTGAAAACGGTCACACGTTTCAAGTAGTATCCACTCCCCTTCGTCAGCGACAAACTTGATGATAATCGTGTGCATGATTCCCCATGAAGCGTCACTGAAAGGTGTTGGATactgcctgaaacgtctgaccgtttccaaaatcatatccaggtgcTTGTTATTGAGTTATTTGTCATATAAAATGGGGATTGCCTGTGAAGTCACACGCAAACATTCTATGGATAATGGaacagaaaacaatggaatgggTGACTGATGAAAAGAAATTAATCTCCATGCAgctcctacggtagcataagatagtaccaaaagctgcaagaggagtaaagccagcctaggagtgtgtttgactccctttggccagctatactccttagccagctttgatactactagtaccGTATCTTATGCCACAGGTTATAATCTGTCTGGAGATTAGAAAAAAACTGACTCACAGTGCACGTTCAAAGTTGCCTCCAGGCTGGTGGCGGCAAACTGGTCCCCCAGCACGTCCGTCACCTTGCAGGTGTAACGCGTCTGGTCTCTCTGCACGCTTGTGACGTCATAGGTGGTCGCGCTTCCTGACGTCAGCGTGACGTCACCAACATGGAAGCTGTAGGTGAAGGGCGGGGTTCCTGACGTCATGGCACACGTCAGTCGTACCCCCTGGTTCTCGCGGACGGGGTTGGggctgatggacaggagggggACACCCGGGGGGTCTGAAATATAGATATGTCAAATATCAATGTCAACAttgcaacaaaacacaatttcAAGTCATACTGTTTATAATGCGTAACTCAGTAGCAAGAACGTAAGGTTTTGGCAATTATGAGTCCTTGACAGGCCACTGGTTTGGTATACTACTAGAGGGCTTGTAGTATTGATAAATGCTTTTCGATatgttatttctttatctatatacagcatatatttgctccttttgcagctgctttgacATCTGTACGAATGAAAGCATGATTGAaaacttgtttttattttggaaacgaCGGCATATAATCAatctaatcaaatcaacatggcctaaatgaTTGGTTACCTACCCAGTACGGTAACGTCCATAGATGCCTCGGCCTTCCCCTCACCGAGCACAGAGACGCCGCAGGTGTAGGTCCCGCTGTCGGCCGGAGCCAACGACCGGACCTCCAAACCGACATCCCCGCCGCTTATGTTTCCCGTAAACGTCGCACGACTGTCGTACCCGTGAAGGAAGAACTCTCCAAGACTTCCCGCGTTCTTGTACAGATCGGAGAACGTCGCGCCTTGTCGGTTGGTGAAGGACCAATCAGCGATGGCGTCTCTGGAGGAGTCGTCCAGGGCGAAGTTGCAGCGGAAGTTATAGTTGTTTCCATTGGCCACGAAGTCTTCGGCAGGAGTAACGGTTACTGTTACGGCTTGGACCCATCCTGAATATAAAGAACATAAAGACATTGTTGCAAGCTTTTTAATAAGTGGTATGACTGATCCTTAGatgtaaaataaatgaattattaTAAGATCCAAAAACGATACTCATTAGTTTGATTGAGACAGATCATCCTCCTAGATAGTTTCAGTATATAAGTGTATAAGTAATGAGGTTATAGACTATAACGTATTTGGTATAAGTTTTTATTATATGCATTTTCCAAGAAATATTATATTCTAATCGTacat
The sequence above is drawn from the Branchiostoma floridae strain S238N-H82 chromosome 17, Bfl_VNyyK, whole genome shotgun sequence genome and encodes:
- the LOC118404897 gene encoding hemicentin-2-like codes for the protein MGEGARTRIGPVAVLTVLCLFLGDGWVQAVTVTVTPAEDFVANGNNYNFRCNFALDDSSRDAIADWSFTNRQGATFSDLYKNAGSLGEFFLHGYDSRATFTGNISGGDVGLEVRSLAPADSGTYTCGVSVLGEGKAEASMDVTVLDPPGVPLLSISPNPVRENQGVRLTCAMTSGTPPFTYSFHVGDVTLTSGSATTYDVTSVQRDQTRYTCKVTDVLGDQFAATSLEATLNVHYIDAPQLAPSSPVTGVEGDELTVVCTANANPSATIQWSKDGADQGQGATLTKNPVNREDAGTYTCTATSSGILGSPSSTSAQLQVDVQYPPNGNPNCTVTTTGNDVMLNCEWQGGNPAAEVTWSHSGGQQIGSAQQSANQVVAPVLTHGTVYTCTATTPALRSEPRTCTITIGVPTVTVLPKPTSTVAEGTESRSLSCTVESNVYPPVDVVSWTGPAVSAGRTTGGTLATPDLTIQNVERADAGNYTCSAGNLAGTGSDSLILDVLYAPMDTTVTPASVEEREGDPLTLTCTSDGNPAPTFTWTKQGGGGQLPTGDVVQIQSLTREDAGTYTCTASNGIGNPQAAAGTVDVLYLDTPTINTTSSVTLEEGQSTAIQCSSVANPTASFKWRKDGSGDPEVNNILTLSEVSRDSEGTYTCEASNTIEGALETEEVSVELVVNYPASVTVTSGTVTVDENDDVTLSCTADSKPPPTSFTWTDANGTPLNSQRDGFTLQATIPDITYQQAGSYTCTASNGVGDAGTADIDVIVECKDFM